From Melitaea cinxia chromosome 30, ilMelCinx1.1, whole genome shotgun sequence, one genomic window encodes:
- the LOC123668052 gene encoding uncharacterized protein LOC123668052, whose product MSHKAKDSGEQVITTVKCNSCNIVINEVLAFVCNKIDVMDEDSICRICETAFSENEITVAKNLLFDSIANSKKKVRKRKGKVVRDIEDIICCLKESDPEIVPVFVARELHKLPPVLFDHLDATRILKDLVKLRQDIDRMTDIYATKEEVLELKQKCTSINNPLDYNCNTNNIINTNRGACLINSFELNSGPTGIFPIIKSNDVVYMKEGRDINCTPRRNKETADDVQNVEPTMNQLRSPRAPHPAPSPPIELSLPAATSNVNNDALELAGESNTETKIVTSVKSFASVAKENGKWKHEQKTSEWQQVQRKKYRNRFTGNKGKAVVQPENNFRAADISVPIYIYNVSKQTTEEDIFNYIKNKTSLDIKLTKWNMRHDKAYCAFKIFVPQYKLETFLCEDFWPEGISFRRFISFHRNGRMSGEKREICK is encoded by the coding sequence ATGAGTCACAAGGCGAAAGATAGTGGTGAACAAGTAATTACAACAGTTAAATGCAATTCGTGTAATATAGTTATTAATGAAGTCCTTGCATTTGTCTGTAATAAAATAGACGTAATGGACGAGGACAGTATATGTCGAATCTGCGAAACAGCATTTTCGGAGAACGAAATTACAGTCGCAAAGAATTTACTTTTTGATTCCATCGCGAACAGCAAGAAGAAAGTAAGAAAACGGAAAGGAAAAGTGGTGAGGGACATAGAGGACATTATTTGCTGTCTTAAAGAAAGCGATCCAGAGATAGTTCCCGTCTTTGTGGCACGGGAATTGCATAAACTACCCCCAGTTTTGTTCGATCACCTGGACGCTACTCGGATTCTCAAGGACCTTGTTAAGTTAAGACAAGACATAGATCGGATGACAGACATTTATGCAACAAAAGAAGAAGTGCtagaattaaaacaaaaatgtacgaGTATAAATAATCCGCTCGATTATAACTGTAACACCAACAACATTATAAATACTAATCGTGGTGCAtgtttaattaatagttttgaATTAAATAGTGGGCCAACAGGAATATTTCCTATAATAAAATCGAATGATGTCGTTTACATGAAAGAGGGTAGGGACATAAATTGTACACCGCGACGAAACAAAGAAACAGCTGACGACGTGCAAAACGTTGAACCTACGATGAATCAGCTGCGATCGCCACGCGCTCCGCACCCCGCGCCTAGCCCGCCCATTGAGCTATCACTGCCGGCTGCGACGAGTAATGTAAACAACGATGCATTAGAACTTGCGGGCGAATCAAATAcggaaacaaaaattgtaacatcTGTGAAATCGTTTGCTAGCGTAGCCAAGGAAAATGGGAAATGGAAACATGAACAGAAAACGAGTGAGTGGCAGCAAGTACAAaggaaaaaatatagaaatcgCTTTACGGGAAATAAAGGAAAAGCGGTTGTTCAGCCAGAAAATAACTTTAGAGCTGCGGATATTAGTGTTCCTATATACATTTACAATGTATCAAAACAGACGACGGAAGAAGATATtttcaattacattaaaaataaaacaagtctaGATATTAAGTTAACTAAGTGGAATATGCGGCATGATAAAGCGTATtgtgcttttaaaatttttgtaccacaatacaaacttgaaactttTTTGTGTGAGGACTTTTGGCCAGAAGGAATATCGTTCCGTCGTTTTATTAGTTTTCATCGGAACGGAAGAATGTCAGGGGAAAAGCgagaaatatgtaaataa